Within Nanoarchaeota archaeon, the genomic segment TCATCGATTACAAGTATCTGATATTTCTTTTTATCATAATCTTGATCCAAGCAAGCATCAAGGCAATTTGGCATGTTTTTCTCTTCATTGCGCGTAGTTATCAGTATAGTAACTTCCTTCATATAGAATCCCTTACTTCATGTTCTTATAATACCATTCAATTGTCTTTTTTAACCCTTCGTTGAAATCAGTCTCTGCAGAAAAACCGAACTCTTTTTTTGCGCGCGAAACATCAAGATATCTTCTCGGCTGGCCGTCGGGCTTTGACGCATCCCATGTTATTTCGCCTTTGTATCCGACCAGACCCGCAATTTTGTGCGCAAGATCTTTTATCGTGATTTCTGTGCCTGAGCCGATATTCACTGGAGCCGAGCTGTTGTATTGCTCTGCTGCAAGCATTATCGCTTTCGCGCCGTCCTCAACATAAAGGAATTCCCGCGATGCATTTCCTGTGCCCCACAAAACAACGCTTTTTAGGCCGTTCTGCTTTGCTTCGAAAAACTTTCGAATCAATGCAGGAATGACGTGCGATGATTCCAGGTTGAAATCATCATTCGGTCCGTACATATTTACAAAAAGAAGATGTATGCCATTCATGCCGTATTGCGCATGATATGCCTCTGTCTGCACAAGCATCATTTTCTTTGCAAGCCCATATGGCGCGTTTGTTTCTTCGGGATAGCCGTTCCAGAGGTCTTCTTCCTTAAAAGGCACTGGCGTGTATTTTGGATAGGAGCAGACAGTCCCTATGCCGACGAATTTCTTTGCGCCAAACACCCTGCACGCTTCAACCACATTGGTGTTCATTGTAATATTGTCATAATATATCAAGCCGGGATTTGCGCGCATGTGCCCTATTCCACCGCCGTGGGCTGCGAGGTGTATCACTATTTCGGGTTTTGCGTTTTTGAATAATTTTTCAACATCCTCGCGCGCGCGAAGATCGCATTCAGAGCCCCTTAGAAGGATTAGGCTTGCTTTTTTTGATTCCAGTAAAGGCACTAGGCTCTTTCCAAGAAAGCCGTGCGCTCCTGTAACCAGCACTTTTTTTCCATTCCAGAAATCTTTAGCGCTCACAGTAAAACCTCGGAAAAACATTTTGCCATATACTCCAAATCATCCTCTGAAAGATACTGATGGCACCCGATATAAAATGCATTTTCCCCAAGATATTCTGCATTCGGAAGCTTTCCTTTATAATCATTTTTAAGATGCGCAAAAGCAGGTTGCTGTGTTGGGATGCATCCGAAAAGCGGCCGCGTCTCAACCCCGAGCTTCTCAAGATTTTCACGAAGCTTTTTGCGGGAAATAATCCCGGGTTTTTTTATAACCAGAGGATATGCAAGATAGCTTACATCTAAAGAGTGTTTGGGAAGCTGAATGATTCCCGAATGCTTCGCAAGCAAATCATTAAGATGCTTAACATTCTCATTCCTTTTTTTGATTATCTGCTCAACTTTTTTCAGCTGTTCAAGTGCTATGGCTGCCTGAAACTCCATTGTCTTAAAATTATAACCTATGACTTCGTGGGTAAATCTCGGGTCCAGATCTTCTTCGCCTTTGAAGCTTTTGGGGCATATGCCTTCACTTCTTGTGCATCTGAAACAATCGCATGCTCTTCCGTTTGCCTTTATTTTCGTCACCATCCTGCGTATTTCTGGATCATCAGTAACCAGCGCACCCATTTCACCGGCCTGAACATTATGCGCGATATAGAATGAAAAATCAGACAACAAAGACATATTCCCGGCGCGCTTACCGCGATACACTGTTCCAAGCGCCTGGGCAGAATCCTCAAAAACAACAGAGCCTCCCTTTTTTGAAAGAGCATTTATTTTTTCCATATCGCAGGCATAGCCCATTAGGTGCACCGGAAGAATTACTGATGTTTTTTGGGCGTTATCGCCAAATTCAAGATATTCTTTAATCCGATCCGGAGTTATCACAAATGTCTCGGGATCCACATCAACATACACAGGAGAAAACCCTGAAAGCGCTATTGAGCTGCTTGTTGATATATAGGTCACAGGCGTTGTAATTATGTTGGTGTTCTCTTTTACAATGCCAAGATATTTTAATGCAGTAAGCCCGGCAATAAGCGCGCTTGTTCCCGAGTTAAGCGCAACCGCATATTTCGTGCCGATATAAGATGAGAAATTTTTTTCAAAATCGCGGACTTTAGCACCCTCAGTAATCCTTCCGGAATCAAGCACTGCATTTATTGCCTCGCGCTCCTCTGCGCCAATTTTCAGGTCCCCGACCTGTATTGTCTTGTGCTTAATCATAGCAATTCACGATTTGCGCGCTCAGTTAATCTGTTCCCCACCAGCGATTGGGAAATTTTCTTTTCAGGATTTCATCGCCTTCTCCTATCGGCTTTTGCCCCGCAGCCCGCATATCCGCGTCAACCATGATTTTTACGAGGTCATTAAACGCTATTTTAGGCGACCAGTTTAGCGCTTTTTTCGCTTTAGATGTATCTGCCCGCAGGCGCTCTACTTCTGTAGGGCGATAATATCTGGAATCTATAGAAACGTGCTTTTCGTAATCCATGCCGGCATATTTGAATGCCGCTTCAACAAAATTCCTCACGCTGTGAGTCTCTCCTGTTCCAAGAACAAAATTATCAGGATTTTTCTCCTGAAGAATTGCCCACATACCTTCCACATACTCGGGAGCATATCCCCAATCCCTCTCAGCATCCAGGTTTCCAAGATAAAGCTTATCCTGCTTTTTTGCAATTATTGCGGCTATTGCGCGCGTTATTTTCCTTGTTACAAATGTCTCGCCGCGCCTGGGACTTTCGTGATTGAAAAGTATCCCGTTTGAAGCGAACATCTTATATCCGTCGCGATAATTAACCGCCATCCAGTATGCATAAACTTTTGCCGCTGCATACGGACTCCTTGGCATAAATGATGTTGTTTCGCTTTGCGGCGGCGGGGACGCCCCAAACATTTCACTTGATGATGCCTGATAGTATTTTATGGGATTGCCGCTTCTTCGTATTGCTTCAAGTATGCGCGTTGTGCCTAAAGCAGTTATGTTCCCTGTGTATTCCGGGATGTCAAAACTTACGCGCACATGGCTCTGCGCCCCCAAATGATAGACTTCATCAGGCTTTACATTATATATCAGATTTGATACTTGTTCCGTATCCGCAAGATCCCCATAGTGCATAAATAGCCGTGTCTTAGGATCGTGAATATCCGAATAAATGTGGTCAACCCGTATAGTATTGAACGTGCTTGCCCTGCGTATTATCCCGTGCACAACATATCCTTTGCTCAAAAGAAGCTCTGCAAGATAAGATCCGTCCTGTCCGGTTATTCCGGTTATTAATGCCGTTTTCATAATTTATACCCTCCTCCCTAAAATATCACCAATACCGATCTCAGCAAGATATTTTCTAAGATATTCCACCATCTTGCTACTTCCCTCTTCTTGCTGCAGTTTTTTAACTCTTTCCAGCGCGTCAAGAAGCCCGTTAATATCATACAGCACAACTGCCTTTCCTTTTTTGTCAAGCGCTGCTGCAAGGTCGCATTGATGGTCGTTTACATGCTCTCCAAACTTCTTGTATCGCGGAACAATAATCAGGGGTTTTTTGAATTGCATTGCAGTCAATATGCAGCCAGCTCCTGCATGCGTTATAACTATATCGGCGGTTCTATTCAATTCAAGAATGTGCTCAAAGCTTTCAAACCTGAATCCTGCGCAGTTTTTCGGCTCATATTTCGTATTGCCTATCTGCACAGTAACAGGTTCATTAATCAGCCCCTGACCTACAAGACTATCCACAGCCATGATAAGCCGCTCAAATCCCTGTGTATGAGTTCCAACAGTTACAAATATCATAAAAACATCTCCCTCTCTAGCTCATTCAATTAAATTAAAACTAAAATACAGCGCCCCAGTATTTTGCCTTTTTTCCATAATGCGAAAGCATCTCTTCCCATTGGACAAGGAATAGATCAGCTATCGGATATATTAGTTTTCCCGAAAGCGATGGCTTATTTACCCTGCAAAAGCTTTCTACAAATACCACTCGTTTGCCCATAAGTTTTGCAAAATAACATGCAGGAATTGCAACTCCCGCGCCCGTTGTAACAATCATGGCAGGATTTTCTTTTTTCAAAATAGAATATGACTGGAAAATTGTTTTAATGAAGAGCAGCGGATTGCGTCTTGGATCTTCGACAAAATAAGCGTTTTCCAGGTTTTTTGAATCTTCGCGCAAAAATGTGATGAAAAAAGTCTTATGCGTTTTAAAAGCAGCCATTATTTGCTGAATTTCTGTAAGATGGCCTCCTGCGGAACATGCAAGACAAATTTTCATTTTTGAATCACCCACAACCTACAAAAATGAAATCCTTTCGCAAGCTTTGCTTGTTTTGGGATTTAATATTCCCAAAAGCTTGAAAAGCCATAGGCTTTTCAGGACTCTAGACTTTTCGGCATTCTGCCGAAAAAGCTTCGAATTCGCAGCAGCGAACGAGATGATTTTCATATAATATCTTTTTGTTTAAAATATATAAGCGCTGGGAGTGAGATTTTCAGTTTCTTTCTCTTTTGTAAAAGAGAAAGACAAATCTGGGTAGAAAGAGAAAACCGCCGACCTCGACTTCGTCGAGGGCGAAATAAGGATTTAGTTCTCCATTCAGCCAGAAACATTTGAACTCACGAGGGCAGAACCCACTAGCTTAGCAGGCTAGCGCCATACCACTAGGCGATCCCAGCACGTTAGATAAACTAATTTTGAAAACCAATAAAATTTAAGCTTTTCAACAGTTATTCAAAATCAGATAATACGGAAGTAATAACCATTAAAAATGTAAAGTATTTAAGCTTTAAATGACATTTAAGTAGTATAGTTTTGTGGTGTTTAAAATCATGCCGCTAATGCGGCAAGCTTTTTAACCCAGAGAAAAGGAGATGGTTAAAAATGGTTGTTAATGAACGCGTCGTAAGCGACATACGAGGAAAAGACATTTTCACGGACAAAGGTCTGTATTGCGGAAAAACAGAGGATGTTATTCTGGATTTAACAAAATTCCGTGTTCATGCAGTTGTGATAAACGTTGCTAAAGGCTCTTATCTTTCTGAAGTAGTTGGCGGAAAAAGAGGGGTTATTGTGCCATACCCGCTAATAAAGGCGGTAAATGACATAATACTCATAAAACACATTTCCGCACCCATGGCTGAAACAACGCAAGAATAATGCGCGTAATGTTGCTTTGCTTAACAAGTATTAGCGGATGCTTTAAAAACTATCACTAAATTTCCTAAGTAAAAGCATCCGATGCCAGATCGTCAGTATGAACAAACATATAAATTGTTTGCAACCCAAGTAATTCTATGAATGGCAACACGATTAAAGCATCTGCGCCCGGCAATCTATTTTTCTTTGGAGAACATGCAGCAGTCTATGGAAGGCCTGCGATATGCGCAGCCGTAGACCGAAGGACATATGTCGAGCTTGCCGAACGAAACGACTCAAAAATTCTCGTATATTCTGACAGCTTTGGCAGTGGAAGCGCGCAAATTTCAGAAACCGGCCTCTCGAACAAATCGTTCAAGGCGCCGGAACTCTCGACAACATTTGATTTTATCGACATGCTTGCCGCAAAATTTAAGATGGCGCGCGGCTTTGAATTAAAAATACGCTCGGAGGTGCCTGTAAATTCCGGAATGAGCAGCTCAACTGCGCTTCTCTCAGCAATATTTAAGGCTGTAAGCGGATTTGAAGGGCAAAACATCCCAGCTGAAAAATACTTCGACTATCTTTATCCGATACAGGTAAAAGTCCACGGCGGCCATGCATCAGGCTCTGAAATCATCTCAAGCGCGCTCGGAGGCTTCAACAAGGTGCACAAAATCGAAGCCGAAAGCAAAACAAATTTAAAATTCAAGCATCTGGGCGTGCATAAATTCTCAATCATTGTCGGAAACACAAAAGTTTCCTCCCCAACCTCGCTTACCGTAGGTTATCACATTCCAAGCCTGATTGCCCGAAACAAAACGTTTGTATTCAGTGTTTTTGACAAGATTGCGGCAATCTCTGAAAAGGCAGAAGCATTGCTTACAAAAAACGATGAAGCAAAACTGGGAAAACTGATAAACAAGAATCAGGAATTGCTATCATCACTTGGCCTGTCGCATCCAAAGCTTGACGACTGCATTGACGAGGCGCGCAAAGCAGGAGCCCTTGGCGCAAAGCTTTCCGGCTCGGGCTGGGGCGGGATAATGTTTGCGCTGACAAAAAGAGAAGATGCTGAAAAAGTATTGCGCGCGATACAAACAACAGGCGCGGATGCTTTCAAAACAGAAGTCGGTGGAAGCGGGGTTTTATGAATGACGACATCAAAGCGATTGTATTTGACGTTGGCGGCGTTCTAAGAAACAGCTCGAAAACATTTGACTTCACTTTCAGGAAAGTCTTTGAAGAATTCGGGCTGAACTATTCATTCTCAACAATTGATGTCTGGCACTTGCGCGGCTTCCGGGACTGGAACCCTCGGCGAGGTGCCTTGCGCGCGCTTTTGTGCGTATCGCGCTCGAAAACTGATCTTTCAGAAATCATGAAAATGCCGGATGCCGAGGAACTGATTGCCGGGCTGATAAAAAGCCATGTGAAACCCGGCGATGACGAACTCATCGAAAAAATGGCTGCGCGCTACGTGTTCTGGTTCTATGAAAATACAGAGTCGCGCAAATACACAAAAATCATGCCTCATGCAGCAGAGGCTGTTGAAGAACTTTCAAAAAAATACACTCTCGCAATCCTTACAGACAGCAGGCTTTCGCTTACGGACGACTGGCTTAAGGCCATCGGAATTAGAAAATACTTCAATTGCCTCATAGGGGGAGAACAGCTGAAAAACAAAAAACCGAATCCTAAAGGCTTATTTTTGATATCTGAAAAACTAATGATGGCACCTAACCAAATTCTTTATGTCGGAGATTCTGCACACGACATAATCGCTGCAAAAAACGCAGGCTGCAAATCAGCGGCAATACTTACTGGAATGGGTATGAAGCATGTGCTTGAAAAAGAAAAACCCGATTTTATCTTTGAAAATTTAGCCGAACTTGCAGAAGTCTCTTCGGACAGATAATAGTTTTAAACCATAACTTAAGCTCTTCAG encodes:
- a CDS encoding GDP-L-fucose synthase; amino-acid sequence: MFFRGFTVSAKDFWNGKKVLVTGAHGFLGKSLVPLLESKKASLILLRGSECDLRAREDVEKLFKNAKPEIVIHLAAHGGGIGHMRANPGLIYYDNITMNTNVVEACRVFGAKKFVGIGTVCSYPKYTPVPFKEEDLWNGYPEETNAPYGLAKKMMLVQTEAYHAQYGMNGIHLLFVNMYGPNDDFNLESSHVIPALIRKFFEAKQNGLKSVVLWGTGNASREFLYVEDGAKAIMLAAEQYNSSAPVNIGSGTEITIKDLAHKIAGLVGYKGEITWDASKPDGQPRRYLDVSRAKKEFGFSAETDFNEGLKKTIEWYYKNMK
- a CDS encoding DegT/DnrJ/EryC1/StrS family aminotransferase, with translation MIKHKTIQVGDLKIGAEEREAINAVLDSGRITEGAKVRDFEKNFSSYIGTKYAVALNSGTSALIAGLTALKYLGIVKENTNIITTPVTYISTSSSIALSGFSPVYVDVDPETFVITPDRIKEYLEFGDNAQKTSVILPVHLMGYACDMEKINALSKKGGSVVFEDSAQALGTVYRGKRAGNMSLLSDFSFYIAHNVQAGEMGALVTDDPEIRRMVTKIKANGRACDCFRCTRSEGICPKSFKGEEDLDPRFTHEVIGYNFKTMEFQAAIALEQLKKVEQIIKKRNENVKHLNDLLAKHSGIIQLPKHSLDVSYLAYPLVIKKPGIISRKKLRENLEKLGVETRPLFGCIPTQQPAFAHLKNDYKGKLPNAEYLGENAFYIGCHQYLSEDDLEYMAKCFSEVLL
- the gmd gene encoding GDP-mannose 4,6-dehydratase, coding for MKTALITGITGQDGSYLAELLLSKGYVVHGIIRRASTFNTIRVDHIYSDIHDPKTRLFMHYGDLADTEQVSNLIYNVKPDEVYHLGAQSHVRVSFDIPEYTGNITALGTTRILEAIRRSGNPIKYYQASSSEMFGASPPPQSETTSFMPRSPYAAAKVYAYWMAVNYRDGYKMFASNGILFNHESPRRGETFVTRKITRAIAAIIAKKQDKLYLGNLDAERDWGYAPEYVEGMWAILQEKNPDNFVLGTGETHSVRNFVEAAFKYAGMDYEKHVSIDSRYYRPTEVERLRADTSKAKKALNWSPKIAFNDLVKIMVDADMRAAGQKPIGEGDEILKRKFPNRWWGTD
- a CDS encoding beta-1,4-galactosyltransferase, encoding MIFVTVGTHTQGFERLIMAVDSLVGQGLINEPVTVQIGNTKYEPKNCAGFRFESFEHILELNRTADIVITHAGAGCILTAMQFKKPLIIVPRYKKFGEHVNDHQCDLAAALDKKGKAVVLYDINGLLDALERVKKLQQEEGSSKMVEYLRKYLAEIGIGDILGRRV
- a CDS encoding capsular biosynthesis protein, translated to MKICLACSAGGHLTEIQQIMAAFKTHKTFFITFLREDSKNLENAYFVEDPRRNPLLFIKTIFQSYSILKKENPAMIVTTGAGVAIPACYFAKLMGKRVVFVESFCRVNKPSLSGKLIYPIADLFLVQWEEMLSHYGKKAKYWGAVF
- a CDS encoding PRC-barrel domain-containing protein, encoding MVVNERVVSDIRGKDIFTDKGLYCGKTEDVILDLTKFRVHAVVINVAKGSYLSEVVGGKRGVIVPYPLIKAVNDIILIKHISAPMAETTQE
- the mvk gene encoding mevalonate kinase, encoding MNGNTIKASAPGNLFFFGEHAAVYGRPAICAAVDRRTYVELAERNDSKILVYSDSFGSGSAQISETGLSNKSFKAPELSTTFDFIDMLAAKFKMARGFELKIRSEVPVNSGMSSSTALLSAIFKAVSGFEGQNIPAEKYFDYLYPIQVKVHGGHASGSEIISSALGGFNKVHKIEAESKTNLKFKHLGVHKFSIIVGNTKVSSPTSLTVGYHIPSLIARNKTFVFSVFDKIAAISEKAEALLTKNDEAKLGKLINKNQELLSSLGLSHPKLDDCIDEARKAGALGAKLSGSGWGGIMFALTKREDAEKVLRAIQTTGADAFKTEVGGSGVL
- a CDS encoding HAD family hydrolase — translated: MNDDIKAIVFDVGGVLRNSSKTFDFTFRKVFEEFGLNYSFSTIDVWHLRGFRDWNPRRGALRALLCVSRSKTDLSEIMKMPDAEELIAGLIKSHVKPGDDELIEKMAARYVFWFYENTESRKYTKIMPHAAEAVEELSKKYTLAILTDSRLSLTDDWLKAIGIRKYFNCLIGGEQLKNKKPNPKGLFLISEKLMMAPNQILYVGDSAHDIIAAKNAGCKSAAILTGMGMKHVLEKEKPDFIFENLAELAEVSSDR